The DNA region GCCGGCGTCGGACCGGGCGATCTGAGCCTCGTCGAGCTGCACGACGCTTCGGCGCCGGGCGAGGTCCTCGCTTACGAGTATCTCGGTCTGTGCCCGAAAGGCGCGGGCGGCCGGCTCGTCGCCGACGGGGTGACCCGGCTCGGCGGCCGGCAGCCGGTGAACACCTCGGGCGGGTTGCTGCGCAAGGGGCATCCGGTGGGGGCGACCGGCGCGGCGCAGATCGTCGAGCTTACCGAGCAGTTGCAGGGACGCGCTGGCGCCCGGCAGGTGTCCGGGGCGCGCATCGGCTTGGCGCAAAACGGCGGCGGCAACATCGGCATCGACGTCGCGGCGATGTGCGTCTCAATCCTCAAGATCTGAGCGGCGGCGGCGGCGAGGAACGCAGCGATGAATCTCCCGATGATCCTGGCCGGCATCGTCCGCGAAAAGGCGCAGACGATGCCGGATCATCCCGTGCTCACATTCGAGCACCTCAGCCTCGACAACGAGGCGACGCCCGACGAGGTGCGTACGTATGCGCAGCTATCCGCCAACGCCGATCGCATCGCCGCGGCGCTGGTCGGTTACGGCATGGCGCCGGGCGACCGTTTCGGCCTGATGATGCGGAACCACCCGGAATACGTCGAGACGATGATTGCCGCGTCGATCGCCGCCGCGGTGATGGTGCCACTCGACCCGCGCATGCGCGGCGAGAAGCTCGCGTACATGCTCGCCAACTCCGGCTCCCGGGGCATTGTGTGCGCGGACTACTGTCTGCCCGAGGTGCTGGCGATCCGCGATCGCTGCCCGCAGCTATCCTGGGTGCTGGCGCTCGAAACCGGCGAGGGCGCAGACGTCGGCGTGGTCGAGCGCACGCCCCGTGTCGACGCGATGCGGGCGGTGCTGGCGCGGCCGGCCGCACCGATGGATCTCAGGCTGGTCACCGGCGCGGAGCCGTTGCAGATCATCTACACGTCGGGGACCACCGGCGATCCGAAAGGCGTGGTGTTTCCGAACGACCGCTTCGGGGCGATGGCGATGCTCGGCATGATCGCCGGCTACAACCAGACCGATCGCCCGTACACGGGGCTGTCGCTGACGCACGGGAACGCTCAGGCGGTGACTCTGGCGCCGAGCCTGCTCATGGGGCTGCGCGCGGTGTTCAGCCGGAAGTTCACCAAGTCGCGCCTGTGGGACGTGTGTCGCCGGCACGGGTGCACGGTGTTTTCGCTGCTCGGGGGGATGGCCACGGCGATTTACAGCGAGCCGCCGCGGCCCGACGATGCCGACAATCCGGTGCGCTTCGTGACCAGTGCCGGCATGCCGGCGGGAATCTGGGCCGCGTTCGAGAAGCGCTTCAATATCCAGATCTTCGAATGGTACGCGGCGGTCGAGGGTGGCCTCGCCTTCAAGCCGATCGGTGAGGGGCCGGTCGGTTCGTTCGGTAAGCCGCCCCCCGGCATGGACATGAAGATCCTCGACGACAACGACGTCGAGTGTCCGCCGGGCGCGCTCGGCGAGATCTGCTCGCGGCCGGCGGGCGCCAGCGCCAGTGTGGAGTACTACGGCAACAAGGAAGCC from Candidatus Binatia bacterium includes:
- a CDS encoding AMP-binding protein gives rise to the protein MNLPMILAGIVREKAQTMPDHPVLTFEHLSLDNEATPDEVRTYAQLSANADRIAAALVGYGMAPGDRFGLMMRNHPEYVETMIAASIAAAVMVPLDPRMRGEKLAYMLANSGSRGIVCADYCLPEVLAIRDRCPQLSWVLALETGEGADVGVVERTPRVDAMRAVLARPAAPMDLRLVTGAEPLQIIYTSGTTGDPKGVVFPNDRFGAMAMLGMIAGYNQTDRPYTGLSLTHGNAQAVTLAPSLLMGLRAVFSRKFTKSRLWDVCRRHGCTVFSLLGGMATAIYSEPPRPDDADNPVRFVTSAGMPAGIWAAFEKRFNIQIFEWYAAVEGGLAFKPIGEGPVGSFGKPPPGMDMKILDDNDVECPPGALGEICSRPAGASASVEYYGNKEASEAKTRGGWLRSGDIGHTDADGWFYFDFRKGGGIRHNGDFVNAGFVEKAVAEHASVTDVFVYGVKAASGAPGEKDVVAAIVPVDARRFDPAAVFAHCRRTLEPNFVPSYLQVVPEIPKTASEKPQERFLLDAFAPDAAGVFTEKRSG